A section of the Agromyces aurantiacus genome encodes:
- a CDS encoding ROK family transcriptional regulator, translating into MAIHSSKRTDVNRSAILAQLGANGPASRADLARTLSLSPALITQLVKDLLAEGLVVELEQAPSNGGRPGRMLGLATSAGRAIGIKVVADHVAFVEVGIDGQVVRSASVPFDATSSTFIAELVERIRDFIDAGDGSTLLGLGVGVPGSVDRPGNGVVDSAQLGWAGVELGGALRRAIGLPVIVENNVNALAVAERLFGLGRSHDDFLVVTIGTGIGAGIVVDGSVLRAASGGAGEIGHIPISDDGPRCSCGNHGCLEASIGESALVRRAREESVIGAEDGIGVLLAAAESGDERAAAIYREAGRLLGRTLAGVVHTIDPAFVVVLGEGTAAWPFWSAGFEPAFRSHLLRHRRSLPVEVETWQDESWAQGAAALVLATPFDAAGDAGDQGRLIRARIVGQAVRP; encoded by the coding sequence ATGGCGATCCACTCCAGCAAGCGCACCGACGTCAACCGCTCGGCGATCCTGGCGCAGCTCGGGGCGAACGGGCCCGCCTCGCGCGCCGACCTCGCCCGCACGCTCTCGCTCTCGCCCGCCCTCATCACCCAGCTCGTCAAGGACCTCCTCGCCGAGGGCCTCGTGGTCGAGCTCGAGCAGGCACCGTCGAACGGCGGGCGGCCCGGCCGCATGCTGGGCCTCGCCACGTCCGCCGGCCGTGCGATCGGCATCAAGGTCGTGGCCGACCACGTGGCGTTCGTCGAGGTCGGCATCGACGGGCAGGTCGTCCGCTCGGCGAGCGTGCCGTTCGACGCGACCTCCAGCACGTTCATCGCCGAGCTCGTCGAGCGCATCCGCGACTTCATCGACGCGGGCGACGGTTCGACGCTGCTCGGCCTCGGCGTCGGCGTGCCCGGCAGCGTCGACCGGCCCGGCAACGGCGTCGTCGACTCGGCGCAGCTCGGCTGGGCGGGCGTCGAGCTCGGCGGCGCGCTGCGACGCGCGATCGGCCTGCCCGTGATCGTCGAGAACAACGTCAACGCGCTCGCGGTCGCCGAACGCCTCTTCGGTCTCGGGCGCTCGCACGACGACTTCCTCGTGGTCACGATCGGCACCGGCATCGGCGCGGGCATCGTCGTCGACGGCAGCGTCCTGCGCGCCGCGTCGGGCGGCGCGGGCGAGATCGGGCACATCCCGATCTCCGACGACGGCCCGCGGTGCAGCTGCGGCAACCACGGCTGCCTCGAGGCGAGCATCGGCGAGTCCGCGCTCGTCCGCCGGGCGCGCGAGGAGTCGGTCATCGGCGCCGAGGATGGCATCGGCGTCCTGCTCGCCGCGGCCGAGTCGGGCGACGAGCGTGCCGCGGCGATCTACCGCGAGGCCGGGCGGCTCCTCGGCCGCACGCTCGCGGGCGTCGTGCACACCATCGACCCGGCGTTCGTCGTGGTGCTCGGCGAGGGCACCGCCGCCTGGCCGTTCTGGTCGGCTGGGTTCGAGCCCGCCTTCCGGTCGCACCTGCTGCGCCACCGCCGGAGCCTCCCCGTCGAGGTCGAGACCTGGCAGGACGAGAGCTGGGCGCAGGGCGCCGCGGCGCTCGTGCTCGCGACCCCGTTCGACGCGGCGGGCGATGCCGGCGACCAGGGCCGCCTCATCCGCGCGCGCATCGTCGGACAGGCGGTGCGGCCATGA
- a CDS encoding trypsin-like serine peptidase yields the protein MRLTSLRAALTGAALVACGLLAMPTAANAAPPSVPPGIDQHAVPAAEAAAAASYWTAERMRSAIPADTLLAGKAATTPAADLAAGAPVTYGKPTQGGEIQPMAASVSPIPNIGKVFFTLSGRNYVCSGNSVSSANGSVVATAAHCVHSGKAKYATNWVFVPAYLNGSAPYGQWAARTLTAPSQWTKGGDISYDTGFATVGTLGGKTLSATVGGTAIAFNQARGLSYTAYGYPAAAPFDGQSLKSCSGTASPDPYGQTQSQGIPCDMTGGSSGGPWFMGTGAQNSVNSFGYNNIPNVMFGPYYGTVAQQTYATAAAS from the coding sequence ATGAGACTCACCTCGCTCCGCGCCGCCCTCACCGGCGCGGCTCTCGTCGCGTGCGGCCTGCTCGCGATGCCGACGGCGGCGAACGCCGCACCCCCGTCCGTTCCGCCGGGGATCGACCAGCACGCCGTGCCCGCCGCCGAGGCGGCGGCGGCCGCGTCGTACTGGACCGCCGAGCGCATGCGGTCGGCCATCCCGGCCGACACCCTCCTGGCCGGCAAGGCGGCGACGACGCCCGCCGCCGATCTCGCCGCCGGCGCGCCCGTGACGTACGGCAAGCCGACGCAGGGCGGCGAGATCCAGCCGATGGCGGCGAGCGTCTCGCCGATCCCGAACATCGGCAAGGTGTTCTTCACGCTCAGCGGTCGCAACTACGTATGCTCGGGTAACTCCGTGAGCTCGGCGAACGGCAGCGTCGTGGCCACGGCGGCGCACTGCGTGCACAGCGGGAAGGCCAAGTACGCCACCAACTGGGTGTTCGTCCCCGCGTACCTGAACGGCTCGGCGCCGTACGGGCAGTGGGCGGCGCGCACGCTCACCGCGCCGTCGCAGTGGACCAAGGGCGGCGACATCAGCTACGACACCGGATTCGCGACGGTGGGCACCCTGGGCGGCAAGACGCTGTCGGCGACCGTGGGCGGCACGGCGATCGCGTTCAACCAGGCCCGAGGCCTCTCGTACACGGCGTACGGCTATCCGGCCGCGGCGCCGTTCGACGGCCAGTCGCTGAAGTCGTGCTCGGGCACCGCGAGCCCCGACCCGTACGGCCAGACGCAGTCGCAGGGCATCCCGTGCGACATGACGGGCGGGTCGTCGGGCGGCCCGTGGTTCATGGGCACCGGAGCGCAGAACTCGGTGAACAGCTTCGGCTACAACAACATCCCGAACGTGATGTTCGGGCCGTACTACGGCACGGTGGCGCAGCAGACGTACGCCACGGCCGCGGCATCGTGA
- the purF gene encoding amidophosphoribosyltransferase, whose protein sequence is MCGIVGIVSTEPVNQQIYDSLLLLQHRGQDSTGIATADGPVFHMHKARGQVREAFRTRDMRSLLGTMGLGHVRYTTKGAAEREEEAQPFYVNAPYGIILVHNGNLTNTRELSEDLFRIDRRHVNSTSDTEMLLNVLATELQGQITGLELDPDQVFQAVSHVHQRVEGSYAVIALIAGYGLLAFRDPFGIRPLILGRRRTQAGKDEWIVASESLVLENGDYEIVRDVEPGEAIFITLDGEMISRQCAENPRLVPCSFEYVYLARPDSIMNGISVYEARLRMGNRLATTIETHMDKGDIDVVMPIPDSSRPAAMQVAQKLGIEYREGFYKNRYVGRTFIMPGQAQRKRSVRQKLNAMGTEFKGKNILIVDDSIVRGTTSKEIVEMARAAGANKVTFTSAAPPVRYPHVYGINMPSRRELVAHGRKIPEIARELGADHMIYQEVADLQAAITEGTGIRELDLSCFTGEYVTGTVTPEYLDWVERTQLS, encoded by the coding sequence ATGTGCGGCATCGTCGGCATCGTCTCCACCGAGCCCGTCAACCAGCAGATCTACGACAGCCTGCTCCTCCTGCAGCACCGCGGTCAGGACTCGACCGGCATCGCCACCGCCGACGGTCCCGTCTTCCACATGCACAAGGCGCGCGGGCAGGTCCGCGAGGCGTTCCGCACGCGCGACATGCGATCGCTCCTCGGCACCATGGGCCTCGGCCACGTGCGCTACACGACCAAGGGGGCCGCCGAGCGCGAGGAGGAGGCCCAGCCCTTCTACGTGAACGCGCCGTACGGCATCATCCTCGTGCACAACGGCAACCTGACGAACACGCGCGAGCTCTCCGAGGACCTCTTCCGCATCGACCGGCGGCACGTGAACTCCACGAGCGACACCGAGATGCTGCTCAACGTGCTCGCCACCGAGCTGCAGGGCCAGATCACCGGCCTCGAGCTCGACCCCGACCAGGTCTTCCAGGCCGTCTCGCACGTGCACCAGCGCGTCGAGGGCTCCTACGCGGTCATCGCGCTCATCGCCGGGTACGGCCTGCTCGCCTTCCGCGACCCGTTCGGCATCCGGCCGCTCATCCTCGGCCGCCGCAGGACGCAGGCCGGCAAGGACGAGTGGATCGTGGCGTCCGAGTCGCTCGTGCTCGAGAACGGCGACTACGAGATCGTGCGCGACGTCGAGCCCGGCGAGGCGATCTTCATCACGCTCGACGGCGAGATGATCTCGCGACAGTGCGCCGAGAACCCGCGACTCGTGCCGTGCTCGTTCGAGTACGTCTACCTCGCCCGACCCGACTCGATCATGAACGGCATCTCGGTGTACGAGGCGCGCCTGCGCATGGGGAACCGGCTCGCGACGACCATCGAGACGCACATGGACAAGGGCGACATCGACGTGGTCATGCCGATCCCCGACTCCTCGCGGCCCGCCGCCATGCAGGTCGCGCAGAAGCTCGGCATCGAGTACCGCGAGGGCTTCTACAAGAACCGCTATGTCGGCCGCACGTTCATCATGCCCGGCCAGGCGCAGCGCAAGCGCTCGGTGCGCCAGAAGCTCAACGCGATGGGCACCGAGTTCAAGGGCAAGAACATCCTCATCGTCGACGACTCGATCGTGCGCGGCACGACCTCGAAGGAGATCGTCGAGATGGCGCGCGCCGCCGGCGCGAACAAGGTCACGTTCACCTCGGCCGCGCCGCCCGTCCGCTACCCGCACGTGTACGGCATCAACATGCCGAGCCGCCGCGAGCTCGTCGCGCACGGCCGCAAGATCCCCGAGATCGCGCGCGAGCTCGGCGCCGACCACATGATCTACCAGGAGGTCGCCGACCTCCAGGCCGCGATCACCGAGGGCACCGGCATCCGCGAACTCGACCTGTCGTGCTTCACGGGCGAGTACGTCACCGGCACGGTCACGCCCGAGTACCTCGACTGGGTCGAGCGGACCCAGCTGAGCTGA
- a CDS encoding sterol carrier family protein: protein MARARIADDLGRAAVGVVVSVGGAEGSAPTVDRTTLALAVRYTLQLLAEQSPGGAVEVRVPPYAAVQCIEGPRHTRGTPPNVVETDPATWLALATGSLAWADARASGRVRASGQRADLEGVVPVIDASRLH from the coding sequence ATGGCACGAGCGCGCATCGCAGACGACCTCGGCCGGGCGGCGGTCGGCGTGGTGGTGAGCGTGGGCGGCGCCGAGGGATCGGCGCCCACGGTCGACCGCACGACGCTCGCGCTCGCCGTGCGGTACACGCTGCAGTTGCTCGCCGAGCAGTCGCCGGGCGGCGCCGTCGAGGTGCGCGTGCCGCCGTATGCCGCGGTGCAGTGCATCGAGGGCCCGAGGCACACGCGCGGCACGCCGCCCAACGTCGTCGAGACCGACCCGGCGACCTGGCTCGCGCTCGCGACCGGGTCGCTCGCCTGGGCCGACGCGCGCGCGAGCGGCCGCGTCCGCGCGTCGGGCCAGCGCGCCGACCTCGAAGGCGTCGTGCCGGTCATCGACGCGTCGCGCCTGCACTGA
- the purD gene encoding phosphoribosylamine--glycine ligase: MRILVLGSGAREHAIILALLDEEAGHEIIAAPGNAGIAASPTSSARGSVETIALDPTDPVVVADYAMDNDVELVVIGPEAPLVAGVADALRTRGIATFGPGKAAAQLEGSKTFAKRIMETAGVPTGRASLVDSLPQVVATLDEFGSPYVVKADGLAAGKGVLVTDDREAALAHAAHYLQQGPVLIEEFLDGQEVSLFLLSDGANVLPLSPAQDYKRLRDHDEGPNTGGMGAYSPLPWLDERFGSERAFVDEVIETIALPTIRQLDEEQTPFIGLLYAGLILTSRGIRVIEFNARFGDPETQVVLPRLATPLSGLLYAAATGRLAEHGRPEFRSDAAVTVVLASEGYPESPETGRRLDGLDAAASVPGVHLAHAATAFGPTADDAEPHLVATGGRVLNVVALGDDFAEARRRAYEALGHLRLEGGQYRTDIAARVAD, encoded by the coding sequence GTGAGAATCCTCGTCCTCGGTTCGGGCGCGCGCGAGCACGCCATCATCCTCGCCCTGCTCGACGAGGAGGCCGGCCACGAGATCATCGCCGCGCCGGGGAACGCCGGCATCGCGGCATCCCCCACCTCGTCGGCCCGCGGCAGCGTTGAGACCATCGCGCTCGACCCGACCGACCCGGTGGTCGTCGCCGACTACGCGATGGACAACGACGTCGAGCTCGTCGTGATCGGTCCGGAGGCCCCGCTCGTCGCGGGTGTCGCCGACGCGCTGCGCACGCGCGGCATCGCCACGTTCGGCCCCGGGAAGGCGGCCGCGCAGCTCGAGGGCTCCAAGACGTTCGCCAAGCGCATCATGGAGACCGCGGGCGTGCCCACCGGTCGTGCCAGCCTCGTCGACTCGCTGCCCCAGGTCGTCGCGACGCTCGACGAGTTCGGCTCCCCCTACGTGGTCAAGGCCGACGGCCTCGCCGCGGGCAAGGGCGTGCTCGTCACCGACGACCGCGAGGCCGCGCTCGCGCACGCCGCGCACTACCTGCAGCAGGGGCCCGTGCTGATCGAGGAGTTCCTCGACGGCCAGGAGGTCTCGCTGTTCCTGCTCTCCGACGGCGCGAACGTGCTGCCGCTCTCACCCGCGCAGGACTACAAGCGCCTGCGCGACCACGACGAGGGGCCGAACACGGGCGGCATGGGCGCCTACTCGCCGCTGCCGTGGCTCGACGAGCGCTTCGGCAGCGAGCGGGCGTTCGTCGACGAGGTCATCGAGACGATCGCCCTGCCCACCATCCGCCAGCTCGACGAGGAGCAGACGCCGTTCATCGGGCTGCTGTACGCCGGGCTCATCCTCACGAGCCGCGGCATCCGCGTCATCGAGTTCAACGCGCGCTTCGGCGACCCCGAGACGCAGGTCGTCCTGCCGCGCCTCGCGACCCCGCTCTCGGGTCTGCTGTACGCGGCGGCCACGGGTCGCCTTGCCGAGCACGGCCGTCCCGAGTTCCGCTCCGACGCGGCCGTGACCGTCGTGCTCGCGAGCGAGGGCTACCCGGAGTCGCCCGAGACGGGCCGGCGCCTCGACGGGCTCGACGCCGCGGCATCCGTGCCCGGGGTGCACCTCGCGCACGCCGCCACCGCGTTCGGCCCGACCGCCGACGACGCCGAGCCGCACCTCGTCGCGACCGGCGGTCGCGTGCTCAACGTGGTCGCCCTCGGCGACGACTTCGCCGAGGCGCGCCGCCGCGCCTACGAGGCGCTCGGGCACCTGCGGCTCGAGGGCGGCCAGTACCGCACCGACATCGCCGCGCGCGTCGCGGATTGA
- a CDS encoding phosphoribosylaminoimidazolesuccinocarboxamide synthase, whose translation MTHVSDLAGWTLVYSGKVRDLYVPTALMTDDDTWTGDPLSLSPVVLVVASDRVSAFDQVLEPEIPGKGALLTSLTRWWFDRLPEVPNHLAYAEDDRYHDLPGIPERVADRAMLCRTLDMFPIECVVRGYLTGSGYKEYVATGAIGGIRLPEGLADGDRLPEPIYTPAWKAPLGQHDENITYERTIELVGETVAEQLRAISLEVFAHASELAEERGLILADTKFEFGADRELGIVTLADEVLTSDSSRYWDLEAYLTGATPEVRMASFDKQIVRDWLAANWDQSTQAEPPTLPAEIVEQTSERYRALVERLTLGL comes from the coding sequence ATGACCCACGTGAGCGATCTCGCCGGATGGACCCTCGTCTACTCGGGGAAGGTGCGCGACCTCTACGTGCCGACCGCGCTGATGACCGACGACGACACCTGGACCGGCGACCCCCTCAGCCTGTCGCCGGTCGTCCTGGTCGTCGCGAGCGACCGCGTGAGCGCGTTCGACCAGGTGCTCGAGCCCGAGATCCCGGGCAAGGGGGCACTGCTCACCTCGCTCACCCGGTGGTGGTTCGACCGGCTGCCCGAGGTGCCCAACCACCTCGCCTACGCCGAGGACGACCGGTACCACGACCTGCCGGGCATCCCCGAGCGCGTCGCCGACCGCGCGATGCTGTGCCGCACCCTCGACATGTTCCCGATCGAGTGCGTGGTGCGCGGGTACCTCACGGGCAGCGGGTACAAGGAGTACGTGGCGACCGGCGCCATCGGCGGCATCCGCCTGCCCGAGGGGCTCGCCGACGGCGACCGGCTGCCCGAGCCCATCTACACGCCGGCGTGGAAGGCGCCGCTCGGCCAGCACGACGAGAACATCACGTACGAGCGCACGATCGAGCTCGTCGGCGAGACCGTCGCCGAGCAGTTGCGGGCCATCTCGCTCGAGGTCTTCGCGCACGCCTCGGAACTCGCCGAGGAACGAGGACTCATCCTCGCCGACACGAAGTTCGAGTTCGGCGCCGACCGCGAGCTCGGCATCGTGACCCTCGCCGACGAGGTGCTGACGAGCGACTCGAGCCGCTACTGGGACCTCGAGGCGTACCTCACCGGAGCCACGCCCGAGGTGCGGATGGCGAGCTTCGACAAGCAGATCGTGCGCGACTGGCTCGCCGCGAACTGGGACCAGTCGACGCAGGCGGAACCGCCGACGCTTCCCGCCGAGATCGTCGAGCAGACGTCCGAGCGGTACCGCGCGCTGGTGGAACGGCTGACGCTCGGACTCTGA
- a CDS encoding DUF1269 domain-containing protein, with protein MGMDNLLLYVATYDDAASAADDYRRLEAAKEVDLEVVSSVVVHRDDDGKVTVDERGTGQVKSGALIGGGAGLVLGLFAPPLLAATAIGAGVGAVAGKLAERHDEKKMGVELEASLPRGSSAIVAVIDDRYLDRIDAALEKAQRKIDKAIDREDYEALEKAIAEGGESVARAISS; from the coding sequence ATGGGGATGGACAACCTGCTGCTGTACGTCGCGACCTACGACGACGCGGCATCGGCGGCGGACGACTACCGGCGCCTGGAAGCCGCGAAGGAGGTCGACCTCGAAGTCGTCTCCTCGGTCGTGGTACACCGCGACGACGACGGCAAGGTCACGGTCGACGAGCGCGGGACCGGGCAGGTCAAGAGCGGGGCGCTGATCGGCGGCGGTGCCGGGCTCGTCCTCGGGCTCTTCGCACCACCGCTGCTCGCGGCGACCGCGATCGGCGCGGGCGTGGGCGCGGTCGCGGGCAAGCTCGCGGAGCGGCACGACGAGAAGAAGATGGGCGTCGAACTCGAGGCGTCGCTGCCCCGCGGGTCGTCGGCCATCGTGGCGGTCATCGACGACCGGTACCTCGATCGCATCGACGCGGCGCTCGAGAAGGCGCAGCGCAAGATCGACAAGGCGATCGACCGCGAGGACTACGAGGCGCTCGAGAAGGCGATCGCGGAGGGCGGCGAATCGGTCGCCCGCGCGATCTCGTCCTGA
- a CDS encoding TetR/AcrR family transcriptional regulator, whose translation MGSIASPRRDARRNHERLLVEAKRLFAERGIGAPLDELATRAAVGAGTVYRHFPTRDALIRELYDDGVDELRAFTAEIRTAETGWRAIELWLERLSEWLIERPYLPAVMRRVAELDPEHRPGTELQDAADAIVERAQAEGSLRPDVTVVDLSVLVDMLGSLGQYGGAYLPFWRRQLAVILDGLRARPDVSQLPGAALDFGEFHDMSHQKRPAD comes from the coding sequence GTGGGCTCGATCGCGTCGCCGCGCCGCGATGCGCGGCGGAATCACGAACGCCTCCTCGTCGAGGCGAAGCGTCTCTTCGCCGAGCGCGGAATCGGCGCTCCGCTCGACGAACTCGCGACCCGGGCGGCCGTGGGCGCGGGCACCGTCTACCGGCACTTCCCGACACGCGACGCGCTGATCCGCGAGCTCTACGACGACGGAGTCGACGAGCTGCGGGCGTTCACCGCCGAGATCAGGACGGCCGAGACCGGATGGCGCGCCATCGAGCTGTGGCTCGAGCGCCTCTCCGAATGGCTGATCGAGCGCCCGTACCTGCCCGCGGTCATGCGTCGCGTCGCCGAGCTCGATCCCGAGCACCGGCCGGGCACCGAACTCCAGGATGCCGCCGACGCCATCGTCGAGCGCGCTCAGGCCGAGGGGTCGCTGCGACCCGACGTGACGGTGGTCGACCTCAGCGTGCTCGTCGACATGCTCGGCTCGCTCGGGCAGTACGGCGGCGCCTACCTGCCGTTCTGGCGGCGGCAGCTCGCCGTCATCCTCGACGGCCTGCGCGCTCGCCCCGACGTGTCGCAGCTTCCGGGCGCGGCGCTCGACTTCGGCGAGTTCCACGACATGTCGCACCAGAAACGCCCGGCCGACTGA
- a CDS encoding DUF1905 domain-containing protein: MVERYRFRSRVYRWDERATDSWYFVDVPEEESADIRDRPRMPRGFGSVRVEATIGRTTWRTSIFPGGERYALPLKKAVRVAEGIEPGADVEVRIETLE; this comes from the coding sequence ATGGTGGAGAGGTATCGGTTCCGCAGCCGCGTGTACCGGTGGGACGAGCGCGCGACGGACTCCTGGTACTTCGTCGACGTGCCCGAGGAGGAGTCGGCCGACATCCGGGATCGCCCGCGGATGCCGCGCGGCTTCGGGTCGGTCCGGGTCGAGGCGACCATCGGGCGGACCACCTGGCGCACGTCCATCTTCCCCGGCGGCGAGCGGTACGCGCTGCCGCTCAAGAAGGCGGTGCGGGTCGCCGAGGGCATCGAACCCGGCGCCGACGTCGAGGTGCGGATCGAAACGCTCGAGTAG
- the kynA gene encoding tryptophan 2,3-dioxygenase, whose amino-acid sequence MTSDDEAGEATRQRRSDEVEANTRRIESSVVTDFSDRMSYGGYLDLDTLLSAQRPISRPEHHDELLFIIQHQTTELWLKLVLHELETACELMRADDLAPALKCIARVKHIQKTLTEQWSVLATLTPSEYAQFRGVLGNASGFQSYQYRAVEFVLGNKNAKMLQVFDADPAAAAIVRRALEAPSLYDEFLRLLARAGYEIPGEVLERDVTRAWTFHPELVPVFTRIYADPEHNWAAYETCEELVDLEDNFQLWRFRHLKTVERIIGSKTGTGGSSGAPFLRRALELTFFPELYAVRTEIPG is encoded by the coding sequence GTGACATCCGACGACGAAGCGGGCGAGGCCACCCGGCAGCGGCGGAGCGACGAGGTCGAGGCGAACACCCGACGCATCGAGTCATCCGTCGTCACCGACTTCAGCGACCGCATGAGCTACGGCGGCTACCTCGACCTCGACACGCTGCTCTCGGCGCAGCGCCCGATCTCACGGCCCGAGCACCACGACGAGCTGCTGTTCATCATCCAGCACCAGACCACCGAGCTCTGGCTGAAGCTCGTGCTGCACGAGCTCGAGACGGCGTGCGAGCTGATGCGCGCCGACGACCTGGCGCCGGCGCTGAAGTGCATCGCGCGCGTCAAGCACATCCAGAAGACGCTCACCGAGCAGTGGTCGGTGCTCGCGACGCTCACGCCGAGCGAGTACGCGCAGTTCCGCGGCGTGCTCGGCAACGCGAGCGGGTTCCAGTCGTACCAGTACCGCGCGGTCGAGTTCGTGCTCGGCAACAAGAACGCCAAGATGCTGCAGGTCTTCGACGCCGACCCCGCGGCGGCGGCGATCGTGCGTCGCGCGCTCGAGGCGCCGAGCCTCTACGACGAGTTCCTGCGGCTGCTCGCGCGGGCGGGCTACGAGATCCCCGGCGAGGTGCTCGAGCGCGACGTGACCCGCGCCTGGACCTTCCATCCCGAGCTCGTCCCGGTGTTCACGCGCATCTACGCCGACCCCGAGCACAACTGGGCCGCCTACGAGACCTGCGAGGAGCTCGTCGACCTCGAGGACAACTTCCAGCTCTGGCGGTTCCGGCACCTGAAGACCGTCGAGCGGATCATCGGCTCGAAGACCGGCACGGGAGGCTCGAGCGGCGCGCCGTTCCTGCGGCGCGCGCTGGAGCTGACGTTCTTCCCCGAGCTGTACGCCGTGCGGACGGAGATCCCCGGGTGA
- a CDS encoding amidohydrolase family protein, protein MSRTDPVEAGHGLGPLARRVRRSLNGDHPGEVGTMLPPLVDHHVHLQLSRADDAVAGGIAAVVDLGADPGAIATIARTEGLPRVRYAGAFLTAPGGYPSDRPWRPDGSVRELPSVDGGATDEQARELAHHALAGPVEAAVDEQRAFGASVVKVALNSVAGTVFDRPTLDAVVAAARARGLPVAAHAEGAGMAQLAIDAGVDVLVHAPFTERLDDALIARAAAAGQAWISTLAIHVRDDAAVAETAIENVRRFHAAGGRVLYGTDLGNGDLVPGVNPDEVAALVRAGLAASDVIAALADPWPDASPAWTDAGVATFVPGPPPDADRLTDPDTVAAWLAAARILPAEELEPC, encoded by the coding sequence ATGTCGCGAACTGACCCCGTCGAGGCGGGGCACGGCCTCGGGCCGCTCGCGCGCCGCGTCCGGCGCTCGCTCAACGGCGACCACCCGGGCGAGGTGGGCACCATGCTCCCCCCGCTCGTCGACCACCATGTGCACCTGCAGCTGAGCCGCGCGGATGACGCGGTCGCCGGCGGCATCGCCGCGGTCGTCGACCTCGGCGCCGACCCGGGCGCGATCGCGACGATCGCGCGCACCGAGGGGCTCCCCCGCGTGCGCTACGCGGGGGCATTCCTCACCGCGCCCGGCGGCTACCCGTCCGACCGGCCGTGGCGGCCCGATGGCAGCGTGCGCGAGCTGCCGTCCGTCGACGGGGGCGCGACCGACGAGCAGGCGCGCGAACTGGCGCACCACGCCCTCGCCGGCCCGGTCGAGGCCGCCGTCGACGAGCAGCGCGCGTTCGGGGCATCCGTCGTCAAGGTGGCGCTCAACTCGGTCGCCGGCACGGTGTTCGACCGGCCCACGCTCGACGCGGTGGTCGCGGCGGCGCGGGCCCGCGGCCTCCCCGTCGCCGCGCACGCCGAAGGCGCGGGGATGGCGCAGCTCGCGATCGACGCCGGTGTCGACGTGCTCGTGCACGCGCCCTTCACCGAGCGCCTCGACGACGCCCTCATCGCGCGTGCCGCGGCCGCCGGGCAGGCCTGGATCTCGACGCTCGCAATCCACGTGCGCGACGACGCGGCCGTCGCCGAGACGGCGATCGAGAACGTCCGGCGCTTCCACGCGGCCGGCGGGCGTGTGCTCTACGGCACCGACCTCGGGAACGGCGACCTCGTACCGGGCGTGAACCCCGACGAGGTCGCCGCGCTCGTGCGGGCCGGCCTCGCGGCATCCGACGTCATCGCCGCCCTCGCCGACCCTTGGCCCGACGCCTCCCCGGCGTGGACCGACGCGGGCGTGGCCACGTTCGTGCCCGGGCCGCCGCCCGACGCCGACCGCCTCACCGACCCGGACACGGTCGCGGCGTGGCTCGCGGCCGCCCGCATCCTGCCCGCCGAGGAACTGGAGCCCTGCTGA